The following proteins are encoded in a genomic region of Choloepus didactylus isolate mChoDid1 chromosome Y, mChoDid1.pri, whole genome shotgun sequence:
- the LOC119524148 gene encoding cytochrome b-c1 complex subunit 2, mitochondrial: MKLLTRAGSFSRFYSLKVAPKVKATAAPPRVPPHPQDLEFTRLPNGLVIASLENYAPTSRIGLFIKAGSRYEDSNNLGTSHLLRLSSSLTTKGASSFKITRGIEAVGGKLSVTATRENLAYTVECRRDDTEILMELLLNVATAPEFRHWEVSALQPQLKIDKAVALQNPQACIIENLHAAAYQNALANSLYCPDYRIGKVTPEELHYYVQNYFTSARMALIGLGVSHPVLKQVAEQFLNMRGGLGLAGAKARYRGGDIREQNGDSLVHAALVAESSAIGSTEANAFSVLQHVLGAGPHVKRGSNSTSSLYQAVAKGVNQPFDVSAFNASYSDSGLFGIYTVSQAAAAGDVIKAAYNQVKSVAQGNLSSTDVQVAKNKLKAGYLMSVESSEGFLDEVGSQALVAGSYVPPTTVLQQIDSVAATDIINAAKKFVSGKKSMAASGNLGHTPFVDEL; this comes from the coding sequence ATGAAGCTGCTAACCAGAGCTGGCTCCTTTTCGAGGTTTTATTCCCTCAAAGTTGCTCCCAAAGTTAAAGCCACAGCTGCCCCTCCCAGAGTGCCTCCACATCCTCAGGATCTTGAGTTTACCAGATTACCAAATGGCTTAGTGATTGCGTCTCTGGAAAACTATGCTCCTACATCAAGAATTGGGTTGTTCATTAAAGCAGGCAGTAGATATGAGGACTCCAACAATTTGGGAACGTCTCATTTGCTGCGTCTTTCATCCAGTTTGACTACAAAAGGTGCTTCATCTTTCAAGATAACCCGTGGAATTGAAGCAGTTGGTGGTAAATTAAGTGTGACTGCAACAAGGGAAAACCTGGCTTACACTGTAGAATGCCGGCGGGATGATACTGAGATTCTCATGGAGCTCCTGCTCAATGTCGCCACAGCACCAGAATTTCGTCATTGGGAAGTCTCTGCCCTTCAGCCTCAGCTGAAAATTGACAAAGCTGTGGCTTTGCAGAATCCACAAGCTTGTATCATTGAAAATTTACATGCTGCAGCTTACCAGAATGCCTTGGCTAATTCCTTATATTGTCCTGATTATAGGATTGGAAAAGTGACACCAGAAGAGTTACATTACTATGTTCAGAACTATTTTACAAGTGCAAGAATGGCTTTGATTGGACTTGGTGTGAGTCATCCTGTTCTAAAGCAAGTTGCTGAACAGTTTCTCAACATGAGGGGTGGGCTTGGTTTAGCTGGCGCAAAGGCCAGGTACCGTGGAGGTGATATTCGAGAACAGAATGGAGACAGTCTTGTCCATGCTGCTCTTGTAGCAGAAAGTTCTGCCATAGGAAGTACAGAAGCCAATGCATTTAGTGTTCTCCAGCACGTCCTTGGTGCTGGACCACATGTCAAGAGGGGCAGCAACTCCACCAGCTCTTTATACCAGGCTGTTGCCAAGGGAGTTAACCAGCCATTTGACGTTTCTGCTTTTAATGCCAGTTATTCGGATTCCGGACTGTTTGGGATTTATACTGTCTCGCAGGCTGCAGCTGCTGGAGATGTTATCAAGGCCGCCTATAACCAAGTAAAATCAGTTGCGCAGGGAAACCTTTCCAGTACAGATGTCCAGGTTGCCAAGAACAAGCTGAAAGCTGGATATCTAATGTCGGTAGAGTCTTCTGAAGGTTTCCTGGATGAAGTCGGGTCCCAGGCTCTAGTTGCTGGTTCATATGTACCACCAACCACAGTCCTTCAGCAGATTGACTCGGTGGCTGCCACTGATATCATAAATGCAGCAAAGAAGTTTGTTTCTGGCAAGAAGTCAATGGCAGCAAGTGGAAATTTGGGGCATACACCTTTTGTTGACGAGTTGTAA
- the LOC119524149 gene encoding L-aminoadipate-semialdehyde dehydrogenase-phosphopantetheinyl transferase-like: protein MVYPAKRFCLVPAMEGVRWAFSCGTWLPSRAEWLLAVRSIQPEEKERIGQFVFARDAKAAMAGRLMIRKLVAEKLNIPWNNIRLQRTAKGKPVLAKDSLNPYPNFNFNISHQGDYAVLAAEPELQVGIDIMKTSFPGRGSIPEFFHIMKRKFTNKEWETIRSFKDGWTQLDMFYRNWALKESFIKAIGVGLGFELQRLEFDISPLNLDIGQVYKETRLFLDGEEEKEWAFEESKIDEHHFVAVALRKPDGSRHQDVPSQDDSKPTQRQFTILTFNDLIASAVPMTPEDPSFWDCFCFTEEIPMRNGTKS from the coding sequence ATGGTTTACCCCGCCAAGCGGTTCTGCTTGGTGCCAGCAATGGAGGGTGTGCGCTGGGCCTTTTCCTGCGGCACTTGGCTGCCGAGCCGAGCCGAATGGCTGCTGGCGGTGCGATCGATCCAGCCCGAGGAGAAGGAGCGCATTGGCCAGTTCGTCTTTGCCCGGGACGCTAAGGCAGCCATGGCTGGTCGTCTGATGATAAGGAAATTAGTTGCAGAGAAATTGAATATCCCTTGGAATAACATTCGTTTGCAAAGAACTGCAAAAGGAAAACCAGTTCTTGCAAAGGACTCATTGAATCCTTATCCCAATTTCAACTTTAACATCTCTCATCAAGGAGACTATGCTGTACTTGCTGCTGAACCTGAACTACAAGTTGGAATTGATATAATGAAAACTAGTTTTCCAGGTCGTGGTTCAATTCCAGAGTTCTTTCATATTATGAAAAGAAAGTTTACCAACAAAGAATGGGAAACAATCAGAAGCTTTAAGGACGGATGGACTCAGCTGGATATGTTTTATAGGAATTGGGCACTGAAAGAAAGCTTCATAAAAGCCATTGGCGTTGGACTAGGATTTGAATTACAGCGGCTTGAATTTGATATATCACCATTAAACCTGGATATAGGCCAAGTTTATAAAGAAACACGCTTGTTCCTGGatggggaggaagaaaaagaatgggCATTTGAGGAAAGCAAAATAGATGAGCACCATTTTGTTGCAGTAGCTCTTAGGAAGCCCGATGGATCTAGACATCAGGATGTTCCATCTCAAGATGATTCTAAACCGACCCAAAGGCAGTTTACTATTCTGACCTTTAATGATTTAATAGCATCTGCTGTTCCTATGACACCTGAAGATCCTTCATTTTGGGACTGTTTTTGCTTCACGGAAGAAATTCCAATGAGAAATGGTACAAAGTCATGA